Proteins from a single region of Nocardiopsis dassonvillei subsp. dassonvillei DSM 43111:
- a CDS encoding (2Fe-2S)-binding protein: MTPDPLDAFRDACAPLKFAPLPDLLSFEELSAVPRGRVHWHQAGAMAEDGWLPVLYDRLRSEHGPGHRLPAATNFLRVTLREPIFLVSASLYLTGRAPLLSPDTLYLPWDSGLARFGTPASVGTRTAVLPDDPAVGHPDTVVAEDEDAQLRMAAEALFATFEPIIDALHGHTRSGKRTLWGWVLDTLHFYMLNPARYLGRDPRQAWELATRLGDAVVAAGAVTRRRPRLFPFAPDHPRGTWAVRGTCCFDYKGDPEHGYCTTCPLKCDGERQQDLSEWLRDPALAP, translated from the coding sequence GTGACACCAGACCCGCTCGACGCGTTCCGCGACGCCTGCGCGCCGCTGAAGTTCGCGCCCCTGCCCGACCTGCTCTCCTTCGAGGAGCTCTCCGCCGTTCCCCGCGGCCGCGTGCACTGGCACCAGGCGGGCGCCATGGCCGAGGACGGCTGGCTGCCGGTCCTGTACGACCGCCTCCGCAGCGAGCACGGCCCCGGCCACCGCCTCCCCGCCGCCACGAACTTCCTGCGGGTGACCCTGCGCGAGCCCATCTTCCTGGTCTCGGCCTCGCTGTACCTGACCGGTCGCGCCCCGCTGCTGAGCCCGGACACCCTCTACCTGCCCTGGGACTCCGGGCTGGCGCGCTTCGGCACGCCCGCCTCGGTCGGCACGCGGACCGCGGTCCTGCCGGACGACCCCGCCGTCGGCCACCCCGACACCGTGGTCGCCGAGGACGAGGACGCCCAGCTGCGGATGGCCGCCGAGGCCCTGTTCGCCACGTTCGAGCCGATCATCGACGCCCTGCACGGGCACACGCGCTCGGGCAAGCGCACGCTGTGGGGCTGGGTGCTCGACACCCTGCACTTCTACATGCTCAACCCGGCCCGCTACCTGGGCCGCGACCCCCGACAGGCCTGGGAGCTGGCCACCCGCCTGGGCGACGCGGTGGTCGCGGCGGGCGCGGTGACCCGCAGGCGTCCGCGCCTGTTCCCGTTCGCCCCCGACCACCCCCGCGGGACCTGGGCGGTGCGGGGCACCTGCTGCTTCGACTACAAGGGCGACCCGGAGCACGGCTACTGCACCACGTGCCCGCTCAAGTGCGACGGCGAGCGCCAGCAGGACCTGTCGGAGTGGCTGCGCGACCCGGCGCTGGCCCCCTGA